In a single window of the Streptacidiphilus sp. P02-A3a genome:
- a CDS encoding enoyl-CoA hydratase produces MPEQTTHDWTTLSVGLVLTAKREILAEDIAAFGELVGDQGQHHLPGAERTMAHGLLTASLATRIGGELDFIARRMGWEFLRPVWEGDTITAEVTVRSLREARSGTGVEFDIVILNQDGEAVLRGECSGVIRHDPEPGSAPGSAPTAATGTATGAAPDPVGH; encoded by the coding sequence GTGCCGGAGCAGACCACGCACGACTGGACGACGCTGAGCGTCGGACTGGTGCTCACCGCGAAGCGCGAGATCCTGGCCGAGGACATCGCCGCGTTCGGCGAACTGGTCGGCGACCAGGGGCAGCACCACCTGCCCGGCGCCGAACGGACCATGGCGCACGGCCTGCTGACCGCCTCGCTCGCCACCAGGATCGGCGGCGAACTCGACTTCATCGCCCGCCGGATGGGGTGGGAGTTCCTCAGGCCGGTCTGGGAGGGCGACACGATCACCGCCGAGGTGACGGTCCGCTCCCTGCGCGAGGCCCGCTCGGGCACCGGCGTCGAGTTCGACATCGTGATCCTGAACCAGGACGGCGAGGCGGTGCTGCGCGGCGAGTGCTCCGGCGTCATCCGCCACGACCCCGAACCCGGCTCCGCCCCGGGATCCGCGCCTACCGCGGCGACCGGAACGGCGACCGGGGCGGCACCGGACCCGGTCGGGCACTGA
- a CDS encoding response regulator transcription factor, whose amino-acid sequence MDPLRQPTARTAWPTTLTPRELGVLRLVAQGLTNRRIAKDLAISEKTVKNHLSAIFPKIGAADRTQAALYAARTWAPARHSGVPPVSRQKALTARSLTLRQLGVLRLVAQGLTNRRIARDLAISEKTVKNHLSAIFPKIGAADRTQAALYALRAGLTQPAPTSPSGPGCSAVSPG is encoded by the coding sequence ATGGACCCCCTCCGTCAGCCGACCGCGCGAACAGCGTGGCCGACCACGTTGACGCCACGCGAACTGGGTGTGCTGCGGCTGGTGGCACAGGGTCTGACGAACCGGCGGATCGCCAAGGACCTCGCCATCTCCGAGAAGACCGTCAAGAACCACCTCAGCGCCATCTTCCCCAAGATCGGCGCGGCCGACCGCACCCAGGCCGCCCTCTACGCCGCGCGGACCTGGGCGCCCGCGCGGCACAGCGGGGTTCCGCCGGTGAGCCGTCAGAAGGCATTAACAGCAAGATCATTGACGCTGCGTCAGTTAGGTGTGCTACGACTGGTCGCGCAGGGTCTGACGAACCGGCGGATCGCCAGAGACCTCGCCATCTCCGAGAAGACCGTCAAGAACCACCTCAGTGCCATCTTCCCGAAGATCGGCGCGGCCGACCGTACCCAGGCCGCCCTCTACGCCCTGCGCGCGGGCCTCACCCAGCCCGCCCCCACGTCGCCCAGCGGCCCGGGGTGCTCGGCGGTGAGCCCCGGTTGA
- a CDS encoding GNAT family N-acetyltransferase, with the protein MSDLLERVTAFRAAFARRQAAEIVELPGAFAVRDPDFSRSQEHNQLIVETPDADPAALPGLAVRGLGTRRQYRITVLDEALGARATPVLAAAGYSRDTELVLARETAGCAPPEPAAHQVELAELRTAVFRQQLEWSPNEDLARELTERRTARLRGAEKVLFLATRTPDGEIAAWTDLYLDPVAGLAQLEDLVTATPHHRQGHGDTLLATGLALAAAAGIPWLFLTADLEDWPREWYARRGFTRLGLSHSFLHR; encoded by the coding sequence GTGTCGGATCTGCTTGAGCGCGTGACCGCCTTCCGCGCCGCCTTCGCCCGTCGTCAGGCCGCTGAAATCGTCGAGTTACCCGGGGCCTTCGCGGTTCGCGACCCGGACTTCTCCCGCTCCCAGGAGCACAACCAACTGATCGTCGAGACCCCGGACGCCGACCCGGCAGCCCTGCCCGGGCTGGCCGTGCGGGGCCTCGGGACGCGTCGGCAGTACCGGATCACGGTGCTCGACGAGGCGCTCGGCGCGCGAGCCACCCCGGTACTGGCGGCGGCCGGCTACAGCAGGGACACCGAGCTGGTCCTGGCCAGGGAGACCGCCGGCTGCGCGCCGCCCGAACCCGCCGCGCACCAGGTCGAGCTGGCCGAGCTGCGAACGGCGGTGTTCCGCCAGCAGCTGGAGTGGAGCCCGAACGAGGACCTCGCCCGGGAGCTCACCGAGCGCCGCACCGCCCGGTTGCGCGGCGCCGAGAAGGTGCTCTTCCTGGCCACCCGGACGCCGGACGGGGAGATCGCGGCCTGGACCGACCTCTACCTCGATCCCGTCGCCGGGCTGGCCCAGTTGGAGGACCTGGTCACCGCCACGCCGCACCATCGGCAGGGCCACGGCGACACCCTGCTCGCGACCGGCCTGGCGCTGGCCGCCGCCGCCGGGATCCCGTGGCTCTTCCTCACCGCGGACCTGGAGGACTGGCCGCGCGAGTGGTACGCCCGCCGGGGCTTCACCAGGCTCGGCCTCAGTCACTCCTTCCTCCACCGCTGA
- a CDS encoding PQQ-binding-like beta-propeller repeat protein, which translates to MDEWAAGAGAEEQPDQEEQPEQEERPDQEERRPPRSRRARRVRAVAVGAAVAVLVVAGLGAGAWWLAPFESVSGPHGPFPAEASAPLVAGPVRSGFGTDPVVVAGLLVERHGDGVSAVSPATSAVVWRLSRPGRPTVVSVGAAGDRYAAVLWSDGRLSFVDARTGRHWDTSAPLPPSGSWDDEPDGVDTTMEGFTTADGTARIALASASAVTAFDAADGKRAWTYRLPDSCPVQQMAPSPAASGDGDAQLALWTTCPYGDLTAEQVLDTATGVPVAALRGLHGEALLPTGTGDYLQLPLNGNVGEDARLLSATTGAPGYTFPFNAGHRAAGSGLLAFVPYDTATSVAIYRASDGALAWTRNLGTARVFAQVLDVAIAPGGIVRVIVRGEVGDAVTVESYSATGRHLGSLPLHPFDTGGLPYFAGEADGVLIVGDYNALSAIGSRNGPTSAQSAFMLITAATGTH; encoded by the coding sequence ATGGACGAGTGGGCCGCAGGCGCGGGAGCCGAGGAGCAGCCGGACCAGGAGGAGCAGCCGGAGCAGGAAGAACGGCCGGACCAGGAGGAGCGGCGGCCGCCGCGCTCGCGCCGGGCCCGCCGGGTGCGGGCGGTCGCGGTGGGCGCGGCCGTCGCGGTACTGGTGGTGGCGGGTCTGGGCGCGGGCGCCTGGTGGCTGGCACCGTTCGAGTCGGTCTCGGGACCGCACGGCCCGTTTCCGGCGGAGGCCTCCGCGCCGCTGGTCGCGGGGCCGGTCCGGTCCGGCTTCGGCACCGACCCGGTGGTCGTCGCCGGGCTGCTGGTCGAGCGTCACGGGGACGGGGTGAGCGCGGTGTCGCCCGCCACCTCCGCCGTGGTGTGGCGGCTGTCGCGTCCCGGCCGTCCGACGGTGGTCTCCGTCGGCGCCGCCGGCGACCGCTACGCCGCCGTGCTGTGGAGCGACGGCCGACTCTCCTTCGTCGACGCCCGCACCGGCAGGCACTGGGACACCAGCGCCCCGCTGCCGCCGTCCGGGAGCTGGGACGACGAGCCGGACGGCGTCGACACGACGATGGAGGGCTTCACCACGGCCGACGGGACGGCGCGGATCGCGCTGGCGTCCGCGTCGGCGGTCACCGCCTTCGACGCGGCGGACGGGAAGCGGGCCTGGACGTACCGCCTGCCCGACAGCTGCCCGGTCCAGCAGATGGCGCCGTCGCCCGCCGCGTCCGGTGACGGCGACGCACAACTGGCCCTGTGGACCACGTGTCCCTACGGCGACCTGACGGCCGAGCAGGTGCTCGACACGGCGACCGGGGTTCCGGTCGCCGCACTGCGAGGCCTGCACGGTGAGGCGCTGCTGCCCACCGGTACCGGCGACTACCTGCAACTGCCGCTGAACGGCAATGTCGGGGAGGACGCCCGGCTGCTGTCGGCAACCACCGGGGCGCCCGGGTACACCTTCCCGTTCAACGCGGGTCACAGGGCCGCGGGCAGTGGACTGCTGGCCTTCGTGCCCTACGACACGGCCACCTCGGTCGCGATCTACCGGGCCTCCGACGGCGCCCTGGCCTGGACCCGGAACCTCGGCACCGCGCGAGTCTTCGCGCAGGTCCTCGACGTCGCGATCGCCCCTGGTGGGATCGTCCGGGTCATCGTCCGCGGCGAGGTCGGCGACGCGGTCACCGTGGAGTCGTACAGCGCGACCGGCCGACACCTGGGATCCCTGCCGCTGCATCCGTTCGACACCGGCGGCCTGCCGTACTTCGCCGGGGAGGCCGACGGCGTCCTGATCGTCGGCGACTACAACGCGCTCTCCGCCATCGGCTCAAGGAACGGCCCGACCTCGGCCCAGAGCGCGTTCATGCTGATCACCGCCGCCACGGGCACGCACTGA
- a CDS encoding Tat pathway signal sequence domain protein encodes MRSLRYSLPALLACALATVGMTGTAHAAPSAAATPVLSLSALGGPAANPGDLLTSSLTPGTTLSLTSTPSGGQGLFCQQSVWGGQLLANPPLPGPAVIRLLNPLTISACTDNSPTVTAVTGVAVSGLPQTLQVTGVGAFPLQLLPTSGPLQITVTLATTAAPSVVCTYQAPGPLTGNTALGSSPWRFVNQQFNLVSGPLPACGTTPNGFLTAAYSPVIDTTAGGANVFVN; translated from the coding sequence ATGCGCTCCCTCCGCTACTCCCTGCCCGCTCTCCTCGCCTGCGCCCTGGCCACCGTCGGCATGACCGGGACGGCCCACGCCGCCCCGTCCGCCGCGGCGACCCCGGTCCTGTCGCTGTCCGCGCTCGGCGGCCCCGCCGCCAACCCCGGTGACCTGCTCACCTCCTCGCTCACCCCCGGCACCACGCTCAGCCTGACCAGCACGCCCAGCGGCGGCCAGGGCCTGTTCTGCCAGCAGTCGGTCTGGGGCGGCCAGTTGCTGGCCAACCCGCCGCTGCCCGGGCCGGCGGTGATCCGGCTGCTCAACCCGCTGACCATATCGGCCTGCACCGACAACTCGCCGACGGTGACCGCGGTGACCGGGGTGGCCGTCTCCGGCCTGCCGCAGACACTCCAGGTCACCGGGGTGGGCGCGTTCCCGCTGCAACTGCTGCCGACCTCGGGCCCGTTGCAGATCACCGTGACGCTGGCCACCACCGCGGCACCGAGCGTGGTCTGCACGTACCAGGCGCCGGGCCCGCTGACCGGCAACACCGCCCTGGGGTCCTCCCCCTGGCGCTTCGTCAACCAGCAGTTCAACCTGGTCAGCGGACCGCTCCCGGCCTGCGGCACCACCCCCAACGGCTTCCTGACCGCGGCCTACAGCCCGGTCATCGACACCACGGCCGGTGGCGCCAACGTCTTCGTGAACTGA
- a CDS encoding diiron oxygenase produces MPDTPSAVALPPADTRAAREQNAERLLRASARHSHDPLTEVDWDAPIDPDLFALPAHRVSLYGTDLWREMTPRQQARLSVYELASVTSAGIWFELVLMDGLVRHVYDSDLTTRHGQYALTEVADECRHSTMFAKYIARTGYPSARPSRRASRLGKLHMLLNDTTMTFAGAIFVEEYTDAMQREMIRDESLQPLARSVARIHVIEEARHIGYAKPELERRWARMGPAGRALFRQALAVLAVQSVNETIHPRVYSLVGLDPRQARAAAAGNPEWRAAKADWARKAVAFFTDLGMIDSRSAPMWRRAALLP; encoded by the coding sequence GTGCCAGACACCCCATCCGCTGTCGCCCTCCCACCCGCCGACACCCGCGCGGCCCGCGAGCAGAACGCCGAGCGGCTGCTGCGGGCCTCCGCCAGGCACTCGCACGACCCGCTGACCGAGGTCGACTGGGACGCGCCGATCGACCCGGACCTGTTCGCCCTACCCGCCCACCGGGTCTCGCTCTACGGGACGGACCTGTGGCGTGAAATGACGCCCCGTCAGCAGGCCCGGCTGAGCGTGTACGAGCTCGCCAGCGTCACCTCCGCCGGGATCTGGTTCGAGCTGGTACTGATGGACGGTCTGGTCCGGCACGTCTACGACAGTGATCTGACGACCCGTCACGGCCAGTACGCGCTGACCGAGGTGGCCGACGAGTGCCGCCACTCGACGATGTTCGCCAAGTACATCGCCCGTACCGGCTATCCCTCGGCCCGCCCCTCGCGCCGCGCCTCGCGGCTCGGCAAACTGCACATGCTGCTCAACGACACCACGATGACCTTCGCCGGGGCGATATTCGTCGAGGAGTACACCGACGCGATGCAGCGGGAGATGATCCGCGACGAGAGCCTGCAACCGCTCGCCCGTTCCGTGGCGCGGATCCACGTGATCGAGGAGGCCCGCCACATCGGCTACGCCAAGCCGGAGTTGGAGCGCCGCTGGGCGCGGATGGGCCCGGCCGGGCGGGCGCTGTTCCGGCAGGCCCTGGCGGTGCTCGCGGTCCAGTCGGTGAACGAGACCATCCACCCGCGGGTCTACTCGCTGGTCGGACTCGACCCCCGGCAGGCCCGGGCGGCCGCCGCGGGCAATCCCGAGTGGCGGGCCGCCAAGGCCGACTGGGCCCGCAAGGCGGTCGCCTTCTTCACCGACCTCGGGATGATCGACTCCCGATCCGCGCCGATGTGGCGGCGGGCCGCCCTGCTGCCCTGA
- a CDS encoding TetR/AcrR family transcriptional regulator: protein MAYRRTAAVQARLDAQRETVLAAATELLAERGYAACSVAAVADRAGIATGSVYRSFPSKAELVAELFRSVVGREVAAVRAAAAFEGDLHAQVASVIGTFAGRALGAPRLAYALLAEPVDPEVEAERLVFRRAFRDVIADRIAEGVAAGRLPAQDPELTAALLVGGVGEALVGPLADGRAPADLIPALISFALRALGGTPPPVSS from the coding sequence ATGGCCTACCGGAGGACAGCAGCCGTGCAAGCCCGGCTCGACGCCCAGCGTGAGACGGTGCTCGCCGCCGCGACCGAACTGCTCGCCGAACGCGGCTACGCCGCCTGCTCGGTCGCCGCCGTCGCGGACCGCGCCGGGATCGCCACCGGCAGCGTGTACCGGTCGTTCCCGAGCAAGGCCGAGCTGGTCGCCGAGCTGTTCCGCTCGGTGGTCGGCCGCGAGGTCGCCGCGGTCCGTGCCGCCGCCGCCTTCGAGGGTGACCTGCACGCCCAGGTCGCCTCGGTGATCGGCACCTTCGCCGGGCGGGCCCTGGGCGCGCCGCGGCTGGCCTACGCCCTGCTCGCCGAACCGGTGGACCCGGAGGTGGAGGCCGAGCGGCTGGTGTTCCGCCGGGCCTTCCGCGACGTGATCGCCGACCGGATCGCCGAGGGGGTGGCCGCCGGGCGGCTGCCCGCACAGGATCCGGAGCTGACCGCCGCGCTGCTGGTCGGCGGCGTCGGCGAGGCCCTGGTCGGTCCCCTGGCCGACGGCCGTGCCCCGGCCGACCTGATTCCGGCCCTGATCTCCTTCGCGCTGCGCGCGCTCGGCGGCACGCCGCCGCCCGTGTCCAGCTGA
- a CDS encoding LysR substrate-binding domain-containing protein, giving the protein MNFTLVQLRYFVAAAELRSMTAASRELVVAQSAVSSAVAHLEREFKVQLLVRHHAKGLSLTPSGERFLSEARELLAQAADLAAGAQGLGGSLVGQLSVGCFVTLAPFVLPALLSGFAERHPGVSVRLLEDETASLQAALLAGRCELALLYDLGLSDELEVERLAQARPYAIVGAGHPLAAMGRVPLRLLAPEPMVLLDLPHSREYFAALVALTGQEPTVAHRSTSFEMVRAMVAAGRGFAILNQRPAHDLTYDGGRVAVLELDSESAQELPSLPVVLARARSVRPTRRAEAFADACRGHFRDGPAFSGPGTP; this is encoded by the coding sequence ATGAACTTCACCCTGGTGCAGCTGCGCTATTTCGTGGCCGCCGCCGAGCTGCGGAGCATGACCGCCGCCTCCCGCGAGCTGGTGGTCGCCCAATCCGCGGTGTCCTCGGCGGTCGCGCACCTGGAGCGGGAGTTCAAGGTGCAGCTGCTGGTGCGGCACCACGCCAAGGGCCTGTCGCTGACCCCCTCGGGCGAGCGCTTCCTCAGCGAGGCGCGGGAACTGCTGGCGCAGGCGGCGGATCTGGCCGCCGGGGCGCAGGGGCTGGGCGGCTCGCTGGTCGGGCAGCTGTCGGTGGGCTGTTTCGTGACCCTGGCGCCGTTCGTCCTGCCCGCGCTGCTCTCGGGTTTCGCGGAGCGGCACCCGGGCGTGTCGGTGCGGCTGCTGGAGGACGAGACGGCGTCGTTGCAGGCGGCGCTGCTGGCGGGGCGCTGCGAGCTGGCGCTGCTGTACGACCTGGGGCTGTCCGACGAGCTGGAGGTGGAGCGGCTGGCGCAGGCCCGCCCGTACGCGATAGTCGGCGCCGGGCACCCGCTGGCCGCGATGGGCCGGGTGCCGCTGCGGCTGCTCGCGCCGGAGCCGATGGTGCTGCTGGACCTGCCGCACAGCCGCGAGTACTTCGCCGCGCTGGTGGCGCTGACCGGCCAGGAGCCGACGGTGGCGCACCGCAGCACCAGTTTCGAGATGGTACGGGCGATGGTGGCGGCCGGGCGCGGATTCGCGATCCTCAACCAGCGCCCGGCACACGACCTCACCTACGACGGCGGCCGGGTGGCGGTACTGGAGCTGGACAGCGAGTCGGCGCAGGAGCTGCCGTCGCTGCCGGTGGTGCTGGCGCGGGCCCGCTCGGTGCGGCCCACCCGGCGCGCGGAGGCCTTCGCGGACGCCTGCCGCGGCCATTTCCGCGACGGGCCCGCCTTCAGCGGGCCCGGCACGCCCTGA
- a CDS encoding cytosine permease — translation MAQSPGRSGNDSGTAADQAADRTAEQSAGQPLIEQHTIEVIPAHERFGRPVSLFGIWFNASLGPLTVITGALGPQVFGLDFLWSVVALLLGNLAGGVLMALHSAQGPQLGVPQMVQSRGQFGIRGTILVVALVLVMYVGFFASTLVTGAQSLQGVWSGLPTTPAIVLVSVAGLVITVFGYRYIHVSSAWATYAFIPLTIAVFVGILVHGLPGDFLRVGGFGWSGFLGAVSVSVLWQIAYAPYVSDYSRYMPATAAGLRGTFWWSYAGSVLSSVLMMLIGIVIALMIKPGGDVIAALNPILGSTLGRIVLLGFFVVSATSNALNLYGAVLTAVTAVQTFAERWLPTPGVRALLATGIALFSTALAAVFSGGSFLANYENFIAVLQYFFIPWTAINLIDFYVVRRGDYDVASFFRSDGGIYGRYSVGAIGVYLVGFLVEVPFMATTMYTGPIADALGGTDLSWVVSLVVTVPLYLLVARRGREREAAPREPVLAAVGED, via the coding sequence ATGGCGCAATCACCGGGCAGATCCGGCAACGACTCCGGAACGGCCGCCGACCAGGCCGCCGACCGGACGGCGGAGCAGTCGGCCGGGCAGCCGCTGATCGAACAGCACACCATCGAGGTGATCCCGGCGCACGAGCGCTTCGGCCGCCCGGTCAGCCTGTTCGGGATCTGGTTCAACGCCAGCCTCGGTCCGCTCACCGTGATCACCGGGGCGCTGGGGCCGCAGGTCTTCGGGCTGGACTTCCTGTGGAGCGTGGTCGCCCTGCTCCTCGGCAACCTGGCCGGGGGCGTGCTGATGGCGCTGCACTCGGCGCAGGGACCGCAACTCGGCGTCCCGCAGATGGTGCAGAGCCGGGGCCAGTTCGGCATCCGGGGCACCATCCTGGTGGTGGCGCTGGTGCTGGTGATGTACGTCGGCTTCTTCGCCTCCACCCTGGTCACCGGCGCGCAGTCGCTGCAGGGGGTGTGGAGCGGGCTGCCGACGACCCCGGCGATCGTGCTGGTCTCCGTGGCCGGGCTGGTGATCACGGTCTTCGGCTACCGCTACATCCACGTCTCCTCGGCCTGGGCCACCTACGCGTTCATCCCGCTCACCATCGCCGTCTTCGTCGGCATCCTGGTGCACGGACTGCCCGGGGACTTCCTGCGGGTCGGCGGCTTCGGCTGGTCCGGCTTCCTCGGCGCGGTCTCGGTCTCGGTGCTCTGGCAGATCGCCTACGCGCCCTACGTCTCCGACTACTCCCGCTACATGCCCGCCACCGCGGCCGGTCTGCGCGGGACCTTCTGGTGGAGCTACGCCGGATCGGTGCTCTCCTCGGTGCTGATGATGCTGATCGGCATCGTCATCGCGCTGATGATCAAGCCGGGCGGGGACGTGATCGCGGCGCTGAACCCGATCCTCGGCAGCACCCTCGGCCGGATCGTGCTGCTGGGCTTCTTCGTCGTCTCCGCCACCTCGAACGCGCTCAACCTGTACGGCGCGGTGCTGACCGCGGTCACCGCCGTGCAGACCTTCGCCGAGCGCTGGCTGCCGACGCCGGGGGTGCGGGCGCTGCTGGCGACCGGGATCGCGCTGTTCTCCACCGCCCTCGCGGCGGTGTTCTCCGGCGGGAGCTTCCTCGCCAACTACGAGAACTTCATCGCGGTGCTCCAGTACTTCTTCATCCCCTGGACCGCGATCAACCTGATCGACTTCTACGTGGTCCGGCGCGGCGACTACGACGTGGCGTCCTTCTTCCGGTCCGACGGGGGGATCTACGGCCGCTACAGCGTCGGCGCGATCGGGGTGTACCTGGTCGGATTCCTGGTGGAGGTGCCGTTCATGGCCACCACCATGTACACCGGGCCGATCGCCGACGCCCTGGGCGGCACCGACCTGTCCTGGGTGGTCAGCCTGGTGGTCACGGTGCCGCTGTACCTGCTGGTGGCCCGGCGCGGCCGGGAGCGCGAAGCGGCGCCGCGCGAGCCGGTGCTCGCCGCCGTCGGCGAGGACTGA
- a CDS encoding GNAT family N-acetyltransferase translates to MSEPSTTPAVEVTDNPRADRYEARVGGVLAGIAQYVRSGGLIAFVHTEVEPEFEGRGVAGALARTSLDAARAEGSKVLASCPFYAGWIDRHPDYQDLLATEPG, encoded by the coding sequence GTGAGCGAACCGAGCACCACCCCCGCCGTCGAGGTCACCGACAACCCCCGGGCCGACCGGTACGAGGCCCGCGTGGGCGGGGTGCTCGCCGGGATCGCGCAGTACGTCCGCAGCGGCGGGCTGATCGCCTTCGTGCACACGGAGGTGGAGCCGGAGTTCGAGGGGCGCGGGGTGGCCGGGGCGCTGGCCCGGACCTCGCTGGACGCGGCCCGGGCGGAGGGGAGCAAGGTGCTGGCCTCCTGCCCCTTCTACGCCGGGTGGATCGACCGCCACCCGGACTACCAGGACCTGCTCGCCACCGAGCCGGGTTAA
- a CDS encoding FAD-dependent monooxygenase encodes MENTDILVSGAGIAGPTLAYWLRKAGFTVTVVERAPGLRPGGQTVDVRGAGRTVVDRMGLLGRVRELSVDQRGLALVKASGRIAARMPADAFGGEGIVSEIEILRDDLGRLLYEATLPDTEYLFDDSVTGLREDADGVTVTFEKAAPRRFGLVVGADGPHSVVRSLAFGPEAEFLSPLGVHTAWFTVDEDLDLDGWFQMYNAPGGLVASARPGRLPGQSKVSLSFRSGPIGYDRRDPEAQRRVVAERFAGLGWKVPRLLRAMGSASDFFLDSMGQVRLDHWSRGRAVLLGDAGYCPTPLTGLGTSLAMVGGYVLAGELAAADGDHRAAFAGYDRVMRPYVSQAQELPPGGASGYAPRSAFAIGARTLSMRGMNHWPMRNIMAAQFAKAGDIALPDYALPAAV; translated from the coding sequence ATGGAGAACACCGACATTCTTGTTTCCGGGGCCGGCATCGCCGGTCCGACCCTGGCGTACTGGCTACGCAAGGCAGGCTTCACGGTGACCGTCGTGGAGCGGGCCCCCGGGTTGCGGCCGGGCGGGCAGACCGTGGACGTGCGCGGCGCGGGCCGCACCGTGGTCGACCGGATGGGTCTGCTGGGCCGGGTCCGCGAGCTGAGCGTGGACCAGCGCGGGCTGGCGCTGGTCAAGGCGTCCGGCCGGATCGCCGCCCGGATGCCCGCCGACGCCTTCGGCGGCGAGGGCATCGTCTCCGAGATCGAGATCCTCCGGGACGACCTGGGCCGACTGCTGTACGAGGCCACCCTGCCCGACACCGAGTACCTCTTCGACGACAGCGTCACCGGGCTGCGCGAGGACGCCGACGGAGTGACCGTCACCTTCGAGAAGGCCGCCCCGCGCCGGTTCGGGCTGGTCGTCGGCGCCGACGGGCCGCACTCCGTGGTCCGCTCGCTGGCCTTCGGCCCGGAGGCGGAGTTCCTCAGCCCGCTGGGCGTCCACACCGCCTGGTTCACCGTGGACGAGGACCTCGACCTCGACGGCTGGTTCCAGATGTACAACGCCCCCGGCGGCCTGGTCGCCTCGGCCCGCCCCGGCCGCCTGCCCGGCCAGAGCAAGGTCAGCCTGAGCTTCCGGTCGGGGCCGATCGGCTACGACCGCCGCGACCCCGAGGCGCAGCGGCGGGTGGTGGCCGAGCGCTTCGCGGGCCTCGGCTGGAAGGTGCCGCGACTGCTGCGGGCGATGGGCTCGGCGTCCGACTTCTTCCTGGACTCCATGGGGCAGGTGCGACTGGACCACTGGTCGCGCGGCCGGGCGGTGCTGCTCGGCGACGCGGGCTACTGCCCGACGCCGCTGACCGGCCTCGGCACCAGCCTGGCGATGGTCGGCGGGTACGTCCTGGCCGGTGAGCTGGCCGCCGCCGACGGCGACCACCGCGCCGCCTTCGCCGGGTACGACCGGGTGATGCGGCCCTACGTCAGCCAGGCGCAGGAACTGCCCCCCGGCGGCGCCTCCGGCTACGCGCCCCGCAGCGCCTTCGCCATCGGCGCGCGCACCCTGTCGATGCGCGGCATGAACCACTGGCCGATGCGGAACATCATGGCGGCGCAGTTCGCCAAGGCCGGGGACATCGCGCTGCCCGACTACGCGCTTCCGGCCGCGGTGTAG
- a CDS encoding TetR/AcrR family transcriptional regulator C-terminal domain-containing protein produces MEQREAPRYSRIVSELRQRIEAGELAAGQRVPSTREITRQWGVAMATATKVLAELRREGLVHAVPGVGTVVSVGGTPRPAPAERPAGRPAERRRSAPDQALSLERIVIAAIAVADEEGLAAVSMRRVAAELGVATMSLYRHVDDKEALLTRMMDAAFAGQPLPADPPEGWRERLTLAARLLWEMFQRHPWLAPALSVTRPQPVPSALPYTEWVLTSLDGRGLDLSTMMTTHITLFNYVRGTAVNVELETEAEAASGLDNDAWMDSQEPALMEVMASGRFPTLRRLLQGGYDFNLDHLFEFGLQRLLDGVSGLIEPAPSAGERLLLE; encoded by the coding sequence ATGGAACAGCGGGAAGCACCGCGCTACAGCCGGATCGTGTCCGAGTTGCGGCAACGGATCGAGGCGGGCGAGCTGGCGGCCGGCCAGCGCGTGCCCTCGACCAGGGAGATCACCCGGCAGTGGGGGGTGGCCATGGCCACCGCGACCAAGGTGCTGGCCGAGCTCCGCCGCGAGGGCCTGGTGCACGCGGTCCCGGGCGTCGGCACGGTGGTCTCGGTCGGCGGCACGCCGCGCCCCGCCCCGGCCGAGCGTCCGGCCGGGCGACCGGCGGAGCGCCGCCGGAGCGCCCCCGACCAGGCACTCTCCCTGGAACGGATCGTCATCGCCGCGATCGCGGTCGCCGACGAGGAGGGGCTGGCCGCCGTCTCGATGCGCCGGGTCGCCGCCGAACTCGGGGTGGCCACCATGTCGCTCTACCGGCACGTGGACGACAAGGAGGCGCTGCTGACCCGGATGATGGACGCCGCCTTCGCCGGGCAGCCGCTCCCGGCCGACCCGCCGGAGGGCTGGCGCGAACGGCTCACCCTGGCCGCCCGGCTGCTGTGGGAGATGTTCCAGCGGCACCCGTGGCTGGCGCCCGCGCTGTCGGTGACCCGCCCGCAGCCGGTGCCCAGCGCCCTGCCCTACACCGAGTGGGTGCTGACCAGCCTGGACGGCCGGGGCCTCGACCTGTCGACCATGATGACCACGCACATCACCCTGTTCAACTACGTGCGCGGCACCGCCGTCAACGTCGAGCTGGAGACCGAGGCCGAGGCGGCCAGCGGCCTCGACAACGACGCCTGGATGGACAGCCAGGAGCCGGCGCTGATGGAGGTCATGGCCAGCGGCCGGTTCCCGACCCTGCGCCGGCTCCTGCAGGGGGGCTACGACTTCAACCTGGACCACCTCTTCGAGTTCGGCCTGCAACGGCTGCTCGACGGAGTCTCGGGACTGATCGAGCCCGCCCCCTCCGCGGGCGAGCGCCTTCTCCTAGAGTGA